GACAGCTCCTGAGCCGAGGCCAGGATCATCCTGATCTCTTAGCGCTGCTCGGCGAATTATCTAGTGGGAAACGTTGGTTCACGAGGGTTCCAACACACCTACTTCGGCGCGCTTTTAGAATACTTGAGCGATTCACAGGGGCATCACGCAAACGATTGCTTTCCAGCGACCGCCCCCTTCATTCGAGGCGCGTCACAGCAGGCAAAACCATCGCCTGCACCTCGCCCTGCAGAAACTCCGCCAGGCGTCGCAAGCGCTCACCGCCGGGGCGGGTTTTCGGCCAGACCAGGTAATAACTTTCCCCGCTGGCGACAGCCGTTGGCCAAGGCAGGCTCAAGCGTTTCTGGGCGACGTCCTCGGCGACCATCAACAGGTCCCCCATGGACACGCCGTAACCCCGCGCGGCAGCGATCATGCCCAACTCAAGCGTGTCGAACACCTGCCCACCCTTGAGCGAGACCCGGGACGTGAGCCCCATGCGCTCCAGCCAGTAGCGCCAGTCACGTCGGTCCGGTGTCGGGTGCAGCAGTTCGGCCGTTGCCAACCGCTGCACGTCCCAAGGCCCGTCATCCAATAGATTGGACGCGCCCACCGGAATCAGCATCTCGGCAAACAGGTAGCTGGCCTCCCAGTCCACCGGAAAATGCCCGTTACTGAGCAATACCGCGCAATCGAACGGTTCCTGATTGAAGTCCACTTCATCAATGCTCATCCACGCACTGGTGAGCTGCACCTCATTGCCCGGCTGCAGCGCCCGAAAGCGACTCAACCGCGCCAGCAGCCAGCGCATGGTCAGGGTGGACGGTGCTTTCATGCGCAAAATGTCGTCTTCGGCATTCAAGGTATGGCAAGCGCGCTCGAGGGCGGCGAAGCCTTCGCGCACGCCGGGCAGCAACAAGCGCGCCGCTTCGGTGAGTTGCAAGGTACGGCCGCTGCGCTGGAACAGCCTGCAGGCGAAATGCTCTTCGAGCGTACGAATATGCCGGCTGACCGCACTCTGGGTAATCGACAACTCCTGCGCCGCACGGGTGAAGGAGTGGTGACGGGACGCGGCCTCGAATGCCCGCAAGGCATACAGCGGAGGAAGACGACGAGACATTCTGATAGCTCCGACAGCGCAATGCGCAAACCCTACCAGAATCGATCAGGCATGAGTTTTAATCATGCGAACGATCGCTTTTATCCTTTTGTGCAATGCGCTGAAAGCGCCGAGAATCCAACCTCTCTACCTCCCTGACATTTCGAGAGTGATGATCATGCAGCATCCGGCACGTACCGAACTCTGGGCCATTCTGCGGCTGTCGGGGCCGTTGATTGCCTCACAGTTGGCGCACATGCTGATGGTGTTGACCGACACCCTGATGATGGCGCGCCTGAGCCCCGAAGCCCTGGCCGGCGGTGGCCTGGGCGCGGCAAGCTATTCGTTCGTGGCGATTTTCTGCATCGGCGTGATTGCGGCAGTGGGCACCCTGGTGGCCATCCGTCACGGCGCGGGCGACATCGACGGCGCCACCCGCCTGACCCAGGCCGGGCTGTGGCTCGCGTGGTTGATGGCCCTGGCGGCGGCGCTGCTGCTGTGGAACCTCAAGCCAGTGCTGCTGATGTTCGGCCAGACCGAAACCAACGTGCAGGCCGCCGGGCAATTTCTGACCCTCCTGCCCTTCGCCCTGCCCGGCTACCTCAGCTTCATGGCGCTGCGCGGCTTCACCAGCGCCATCGGCAAAGCCACCCCGGTGATGGTCATCAGCCTGTGCGGCACAGTGGTCAACTACCTGCTCAATCATGCGCTGATCGAAGGCATGTTCGGCCTGCCCAAGCTCGGGCTGATGGGCATTGGCCTGGTTACGGCCATCGTCGCCAATGGCATGGCCTTGGCGCTTATGTGGTACATCCGCAGCAACCGTACCTACGCCGCCTATCCACTGAGCACCGGCCTGCTGCGCCTCAACACCCAGTACCTGCGCGAGCTGTGGCGCCTGGGCCTGCCGATAGGCGGCACCTATGCGGTGGAAGTCGGGTTGTTCGCATTTGCGGCGCTGTGCATGGGCACCATGGGCAGTACACAGTTGGCGGCGCACCAGATTGCCCTGCAAATCGTCTCGGTGGCGTTCATGGTCCCGGCGGGGATGTCCTACGCGGTGACCATGCGTATCGGCCAGCATTATGGCGCCGGGCAGTTGTTGAGTGCGCGCATGGCCGGGCGGGTCGGCATGGGATTTGGCGCTCTGGTGATGCTGGGGTTTGCCGTGGTGTTCTGGCTGTGTTCCGACCCGCTGATCGGGCTATTCCTCGACCATGACGATCCGGCGTTTCATGACGTCATCGTCCTCGCCGTCAGCCTGCTGGCTGTCGCCGCCTGGTTTGAGTTGTTCGACGGTGTGCAGACCATAGCCATGGGCTGCATCCGTGGCCTCAAGGACGCCAAGACCACGTTCCTGGTGGGGCTCGGTTGCTACTGGCTGATCGGCGCGCCGTCGGCCTGGCTGATGGCGTTCACCCTGGGCTGGGGACCGACCGGCGTGTGGTGGGGCCTGGCGTTGGGGCTGGCGTGCGCGGCGGTGAGCCTGACCTGGGCGTTCGAGGCGAAGATGAAGCGGATGATTCGGCGAGAACCGGACATACAGCCTGCCTTTCAGGCGGCACAGACAGAGTAAAGCCCTGCTCGGTAAGACCTGTGGGAGGGGGCTTGCCCCCGATTGCGGACTGTCAGTCACCGATGTGTGGACTGATACACCGCCATCGGGGGCAAGCCCCCTCCCACATGTTCAATCGAGTTTACAACTTAGCCCGACAACGCCTGCTGGCTTTTGCCGGAGGTCAGGTATTCCACCAACTCAGCCAACGGCAATGGTTTACTGATCAGGTAACCCTGGGCCTGATCGCAACCAAACAGTCGCAAAAGCTCAAGCTGCTCAGGGGTTTCCACGCCTTCGGCCACCACTTCCAGGTTGAGGTTGTGGGCGAGGTTGATCATGGCGTGCACCAACTTGCGATTCTCTTCGCGCTCCTCCATGCCGCCGACGAAGCTCTTGTCGATCTTCAGCAAGGCAATCGGCAGGCTGTTGAGGTGCACGAACGAGGAGAAACCGGTGCCGAAGTCATCCAGGGAAAACCGCACGCCGAGACGGCCGAGGGCGTCCATGGTCTGTTTGACCAGGTCGCTGCGACGCATCACGGCGGTTTCGGTCAGCTCGAACTCCAGCCATTGCGCTTCCACGCCGCGCTCGGCAATCAACCGGCTGAGTGTCGAGAGCAATTGGCTGTCCTGGAACTGGCGAAACGACAGGTTGACCGCCATGTGCAACGCCGGCAGGCCGCGTTCGCGCAGATCCTGCATGTCCCGCAGAGCCCGGGAAATCACCCAATAACCCAACGGTACGATCAGGCCGCTCTGCTCGGCCAAGGGCACGAATTCGCTGGGGGGCAACAGGCCACGCTCGCCGTGGCGCCAGCGCACCAGGGCCTCAAGGCCGACGATATGCCCGTCATCCAGGTCCAGGCGCGGCTGGTAGTGCAGCTCCAGCTCATCGCGGCGCAAGGCACGGCGCAGCTCGCTTTCCAGATCGGCCAGGCTGCGCGCGTTGCGGTTGATGCGTTCGTTGAAGATATGAAAGGTACAGCCCTGGGTGCTTTTGGCCTGTTGCATGGCGATGTGGGCGTGCCACATCAACGGGTCGGCTCCGGCACGGGCACGGGCATGCGCCACGCCCAGGCTGCAGCCGATCAGCAGGCTTTCGCCGTCCACCCAGTAAGGCTCGGCCATGACTTCGGTGATGCGCTCGGCCATCCATTCGGCGCGCTGGGGCGCACGACGGGTGTCGATCAACAGCGCGAACTCATCGCTGCCCAGGCGCGCCAGTTGATCACCGGCTTCCAGCTGGCTCTTGAGCCGTGAGACCACCTGCAGGATCAAGCGGTCGCCGGCCTGGTGACCGAGGGCATCGTTGGCGTGACGGAAATTGTCCAGGTCCAGATGACCGAGGGCCAGGCCGCGGCCTTCGTTTTCCGCCAATCGCGCCGCCAGCAAGGTCTGGAACCCCTGGCGATTGGCGATACCGGTCAGCGGATCCTGTTCGGCCAGGCGCTGCAAGGTGTTTTCCAGCACGCCACGTTCACGCACATGGCGCAGGCAGCGGCGCAGGGTACTGGCGTCCAGCGCGCAATGGATCAGCCAATCGCTGACGCCGAGCGGCGCAACCAGCGGTTCCTGTTCCAGCAGCAATACACACGGCAGGCTGCAACGACCGGGACCGGGTTGCAGGTTGGGTGTGGTCAACAGCACCGCCTCGTGATCGTCGTCGAACAGACGACTCACCGAGTCCCAGTTGGGTGCACTGATCAGCACAGCCCCATCGCCCATCGGCGCCAGGCACTCGCGCAATAACGCTGCCCACGCGGGCGTATCGGCCAGCAGCAGCAAACGCAAGGGTTCGACAGGCGTAGACAAGCTAGCTCCCTAGACTCTGCAAAAATTCGTTGGCGGCGGGCATTATGACGTGCGGCCTGACGATAACCAATGCATGACCAATGATAGGTCTCATCAAACACGCAGACTGTGAAAATCAGTCGCGATACTCCCGACATCCTGCGGCAAAGTAGCAAAACCGGCAAATTTAGATCGAGTGGTACGTCACACCGTCGTTCTAAGGCAGCAGAATCTTGCCAGCCTGTTAAAATGCCCGCCCTTTTGAATAACGACTCCCTGAACTCTGTATGTCCCGACTCAATCCCCGGCAGCAAGAAGCCGTGAACTACGTCGGCGGCCCTCTATTGGTGCTCGCCGGTGCTGGCTCCGGCAAGACCAGCGTGATTACCCGCAAGATCGCGCACCTGATCCAGAACTGCGGCATCCGCGCCCAGTACATCGTCGCCATGACCTTCACCAACAAGGCGGCGCGGGAGATGAAAGAGCGCGTCGGCACCCTGCTCAAGGGTGGCGAAGGCCGTGGCCTCACCGTGTGCACGTTCCATAACCTGGGGCTGAACATCATCCGCAAGGAGCATGCACGGCTGGGTTACAAGCCGGGCTTCTCGATCTTCGACGAGACCGACGTCAAGGCCCTGATGACCGACATCATGCAGAAGGAATACGCGGGCGACGACGGCGTCGACGAGATCAAGAACATGATCGGCTCATGGAAAAACGACCTGATCCTGCCCGCCGAAGCGCTGGAAGCCGCGCGCAATCCCAAGGAACAGACCGCCGCCATCGTCTACACCCACTACCAGCGCACGCTCAAGGCGTTCAACGCGGTGGACTTCGACGACTTAATCCTGCTGCCGGTCAAACTGTTCCAGGAACACAAGGACATCCTGGAAAAGTGGCAGAACAAGGTGCGCTACCTGCTGGTGGACGAATACCAGGACACCAACGCCAGCCAATACCTGCTGGTGAAGCTGCTGATCGGTACGCGCAACCAGTTCACCGTGGTGGGCGACGACGACCAGTCGATCTACGCGTGGCGCGGCGCCCGCCCGGAAAACCTGATGCTGCTCAAGGACGACTACCCGTCCCTGAAAGTGGTGATGCTGGAGCAGAACTACCGCTCCACCAGCCGTATCCTGCGCTGCGCCAACGTGCTGATCTCCAACAACCCCCACGAGTTTGAAAAACAACTGTGGAGCGAGATGGGCCATGGCGACGAAATCCGCGTGATCCGCTGCCGCAACGAAGATGCCGAAGCCGAGCGCGTGGCGGTGGAAATTCTCAGCCTGCACCTGCGCACCGACCGCCCTTACAGCGACTTTGCGATCCTGTATCGCGGCAACTACCAGGCCAAGCTGATCGAACTGAAACTGCAGCACCACCAGGTGCCGTATCGCCTGTCGGGGGGCAACAGCTTCTTCGGGCGCCAGGAAGTGAAAGACCTGATGGCCTACTTCCGGCTGATCGTGAACCCGGACGACGACAACGCCTTCCTGCGCGTGATCAACGTTCCACGTCGGGAAATCGGTTCGACGACCCTGGAAAAGCTCGGCAACTACGCCACCGAACGCAAGATTTCGATGTACGCCGCCACCGACGAGATCGGCCTGGGCGAACACTTGGACACGCGCTTCACCGACCGCCTGTCGCGCTTCAAGCGCTTCATGGACAAGGTGCGCGAACAATGCGCCGGCGAAGACCCGATCAGCGCCCTGCGCAGCATGGTCATGGACATCGACTATGAAAACTGGCTGCGCACCAACAGTTCCAGCGACAAGGCCGCGGATTACCGCATGGGCAACGTCTGGTTCCTGATCGAAGCCCTGAAGAACACCCTGGAAAAAGACGAAGACGGTGAAATGACCGTCGAGGATGCCATCGGCAAACTGGTGCTGCGCGACATGCTCGAGCGCCAGCAGGAAGAGGAAGACGGCGCCGAAGGCGTGCAGATGATGACCTTGCATGCGTCCAAGGGCCTGGAATTCCCCTACGTGTTCATCATGGGCATGGAAGAGGAAATCCTCCCGCACCGCTCCAGCATCGAAGCCGACACCATCGAGGAAGAACGGCGCCTGGCCTACGTGGGCATCACCCGTGCGCGTCAGACACTGGCCTTCACCTTTGCCGCCAAGCGCAAGCAATACGGCGAAATCATCGATTGTGCCCCCAGCCGGTTCCTCGATGAGCTGCCGCCGGATGACCTGGCCTGGGAAGGCAACGACGACACCCCGACCGAGGTGAAGGCCGTTCGCGGCAACAGCGCCTTGGCCGATATACGCGCGATGTTAAAGCGCTAGAATCGACTACTTTTTAATCTACTTTCGGCGCCTGTTGCGCCAACAGAGGAAGCTTTCCGTGGAAGCACTGCACAAGAAAATTCGCGAAGAAGGCATCGTGCTTTCCGATCAGGTACTCAAGGTTGACGCCTTTCTGAACCACCAGATCGACCCGGCGCTGATGAAATTGATCGGCGACGAATTCGCCGCACTGTTCAAGGACTCGGGCATCACCAAGATCGTCACCATCGAAGCCTCAGGCATCGCCCCGGCGATCATGACCGGCCTGAACCTCGGCGTGCCCGTGATCTTCGCACGCAAGCAGCAGTCCCTGACCCTGACCGAAAACCTGCTCTCGGCGACGGTGTATTCCTTCACCAAGAAAACCGAAAGCACCGTGGCGATCTCACCGCGCCACCTGACCAGCAGCGACCGCGTGCTGGTCATCGATGATTTCCTGGCCAACGGCAAGGCGTCCCAGGCGCTGATTTCGATCATCAAGCAGGCCGGCGCGACCGTGGCCGGCTTGGGCATTGTGATCGAGAAGTCGTTCCAGGGCGGCCGTGCCGAGCTGGATGCACAGGGTTACCGGGTTGAATCGCTGGCGCGGGTGAAGTCGCTGGCGGGTGGGGTTGTCACCTTCATCTGAATCAACGCAGCTCAAAATGTGGGAGGGGGCTTGCCCCCGATAGCGGTGTATCAGTCACCAAATATGTTGGCTGAACCACTGTCATCGGGGGCAAGCCCCCTCCCACCTTGCTCTCTATTGCCTGTCAGTGCGCGGTGGCCTGGAGGCCGGCGAGTAGCAGGCGCTGGTACAGGTCTTCCT
This genomic stretch from Pseudomonas orientalis harbors:
- a CDS encoding LysR substrate-binding domain-containing protein — its product is MSRRLPPLYALRAFEAASRHHSFTRAAQELSITQSAVSRHIRTLEEHFACRLFQRSGRTLQLTEAARLLLPGVREGFAALERACHTLNAEDDILRMKAPSTLTMRWLLARLSRFRALQPGNEVQLTSAWMSIDEVDFNQEPFDCAVLLSNGHFPVDWEASYLFAEMLIPVGASNLLDDGPWDVQRLATAELLHPTPDRRDWRYWLERMGLTSRVSLKGGQVFDTLELGMIAAARGYGVSMGDLLMVAEDVAQKRLSLPWPTAVASGESYYLVWPKTRPGGERLRRLAEFLQGEVQAMVLPAVTRLE
- a CDS encoding NorM family multidrug efflux MATE transporter; the encoded protein is MIMQHPARTELWAILRLSGPLIASQLAHMLMVLTDTLMMARLSPEALAGGGLGAASYSFVAIFCIGVIAAVGTLVAIRHGAGDIDGATRLTQAGLWLAWLMALAAALLLWNLKPVLLMFGQTETNVQAAGQFLTLLPFALPGYLSFMALRGFTSAIGKATPVMVISLCGTVVNYLLNHALIEGMFGLPKLGLMGIGLVTAIVANGMALALMWYIRSNRTYAAYPLSTGLLRLNTQYLRELWRLGLPIGGTYAVEVGLFAFAALCMGTMGSTQLAAHQIALQIVSVAFMVPAGMSYAVTMRIGQHYGAGQLLSARMAGRVGMGFGALVMLGFAVVFWLCSDPLIGLFLDHDDPAFHDVIVLAVSLLAVAAWFELFDGVQTIAMGCIRGLKDAKTTFLVGLGCYWLIGAPSAWLMAFTLGWGPTGVWWGLALGLACAAVSLTWAFEAKMKRMIRREPDIQPAFQAAQTE
- a CDS encoding putative bifunctional diguanylate cyclase/phosphodiesterase, translated to MSTPVEPLRLLLLADTPAWAALLRECLAPMGDGAVLISAPNWDSVSRLFDDDHEAVLLTTPNLQPGPGRCSLPCVLLLEQEPLVAPLGVSDWLIHCALDASTLRRCLRHVRERGVLENTLQRLAEQDPLTGIANRQGFQTLLAARLAENEGRGLALGHLDLDNFRHANDALGHQAGDRLILQVVSRLKSQLEAGDQLARLGSDEFALLIDTRRAPQRAEWMAERITEVMAEPYWVDGESLLIGCSLGVAHARARAGADPLMWHAHIAMQQAKSTQGCTFHIFNERINRNARSLADLESELRRALRRDELELHYQPRLDLDDGHIVGLEALVRWRHGERGLLPPSEFVPLAEQSGLIVPLGYWVISRALRDMQDLRERGLPALHMAVNLSFRQFQDSQLLSTLSRLIAERGVEAQWLEFELTETAVMRRSDLVKQTMDALGRLGVRFSLDDFGTGFSSFVHLNSLPIALLKIDKSFVGGMEEREENRKLVHAMINLAHNLNLEVVAEGVETPEQLELLRLFGCDQAQGYLISKPLPLAELVEYLTSGKSQQALSG
- the rep gene encoding DNA helicase Rep gives rise to the protein MSRLNPRQQEAVNYVGGPLLVLAGAGSGKTSVITRKIAHLIQNCGIRAQYIVAMTFTNKAAREMKERVGTLLKGGEGRGLTVCTFHNLGLNIIRKEHARLGYKPGFSIFDETDVKALMTDIMQKEYAGDDGVDEIKNMIGSWKNDLILPAEALEAARNPKEQTAAIVYTHYQRTLKAFNAVDFDDLILLPVKLFQEHKDILEKWQNKVRYLLVDEYQDTNASQYLLVKLLIGTRNQFTVVGDDDQSIYAWRGARPENLMLLKDDYPSLKVVMLEQNYRSTSRILRCANVLISNNPHEFEKQLWSEMGHGDEIRVIRCRNEDAEAERVAVEILSLHLRTDRPYSDFAILYRGNYQAKLIELKLQHHQVPYRLSGGNSFFGRQEVKDLMAYFRLIVNPDDDNAFLRVINVPRREIGSTTLEKLGNYATERKISMYAATDEIGLGEHLDTRFTDRLSRFKRFMDKVREQCAGEDPISALRSMVMDIDYENWLRTNSSSDKAADYRMGNVWFLIEALKNTLEKDEDGEMTVEDAIGKLVLRDMLERQQEEEDGAEGVQMMTLHASKGLEFPYVFIMGMEEEILPHRSSIEADTIEEERRLAYVGITRARQTLAFTFAAKRKQYGEIIDCAPSRFLDELPPDDLAWEGNDDTPTEVKAVRGNSALADIRAMLKR
- a CDS encoding xanthine phosphoribosyltransferase, encoding MEALHKKIREEGIVLSDQVLKVDAFLNHQIDPALMKLIGDEFAALFKDSGITKIVTIEASGIAPAIMTGLNLGVPVIFARKQQSLTLTENLLSATVYSFTKKTESTVAISPRHLTSSDRVLVIDDFLANGKASQALISIIKQAGATVAGLGIVIEKSFQGGRAELDAQGYRVESLARVKSLAGGVVTFI